In a single window of the Drosophila albomicans strain 15112-1751.03 chromosome 3, ASM965048v2, whole genome shotgun sequence genome:
- the LOC117570843 gene encoding uncharacterized protein LOC117570843, producing the protein MKDKDKKTCFDDRQNFVATRMSLPLFMVSRNRIREDNLDSVQKQFKLAGAHYNSRCQQENRGEEFSSATYAHYKHLTGFEKQPAQPYPEQRPLKCDRSLSTWRSYHQAPNRYGVLPEPYKSRMGSKGSVFAKMHVHKSRVSIKPPGARFYEMPSEIERFFKPENKQKGIFLSNARDHRPSTRAMVNDLTTCWRNPDDPGPTDTYTNVYEINANMKPVIKTTLDNPHLFLPQSCIPTGRSLRIRRNISFEPGPGRYDIRYPNVCGCERGKKTMPGLTVMIEKQKRFKFRRLPYMRINSRKYCEPDWRHVVGHGHGHIFKIGKHDKPKPQVKKPIVKGKKAEKQLKMFADGKYLNMLVNPRHFPISIRDFPVPPYVPRIVYNCVSKRVIRKQLRNNKKIAFLSGQERWKDGARPLQLTARQLEAIKERLPIERRLVDHPLELRPSKMLSRLHHVPEHMRNTYMPKLRKRLFKFLPIPGARVLVTESEITPDLHFDRENPTGMYNRKLDETQFYRDSVLFEQSDMSLVKAIKKRENSVTGSVASKLSNLSLVRQSISRTSMMRGTGKGSVMMLNPSESRARELKSEFAAEMAAVAAAEVAAQVAET; encoded by the exons ATGAAGGACAAGGACAAGAAAACGTGTTTCGATGATAGGCAAAATTTCGTTGCGACTCGTATGAGTTTACCACTTTTTATGGTGTCTC GCAATCGCATACGAGAAGATAATTTGGATAGTGTTCAGAAGCAATTCAAGTTGGCGGGTGCACACTACAATAGTCGTTGTCAACAAG AAAACCGTGGCGAGGAATTCAGCAGCGCTACGTATGCACATTATAAGCACTTAACCGGCTTTGAGAAGCAACCAGCTCAACCATATCCTGAGCAACGTCCACTCAAGTGCGACCGTTCACTTTCCACCTGGCGGAGCTATCATCAAGCACCAAATAGATATGGTGTGCTACCGGAACCATATAAGAGTCGGATGGGATCCAAGGGATCAGTGTTTGCCAAAATGCATGTACACAAAAGTCGGGTGAGCATAAAACCGCCTGGAGCACGCTTTTACGAGATGCCATCGGAAATAGAGCGGTTCTTCAAGCCggaaaataagcaaaaaggAATATTTCTCTCCA ATGCTCGAGATCATCGTCCTAGCACTCGTGCCATGGTTAACGACTTAACCACATGCTGGCGCAATCCAGACGATCCGGGTCCAACTGATACTTACACTAATGTCTACGAGATCAATGCCAATATGAAGCCAGTCATCAAGACCACTTTAGACAATCCTCACTTGTTTCTACCGCAGTCATGTATTCCAACCGGTCGTAGTCTTCGTATAAGACGCAACATTAGCTTCGAGCCAGGTCCGGGGCGTTATGACATTCGTTATCCCAATGTTTGTGGTTGCGAGAGGGGTAAAAAGACGATGCCGGGACTGACTGTAATGATTGAGAAACAGAAACGTTTCAAGTTTCGCCGATTGCCGTATATGCGTATAAATTCTCGCAAATATTGCGAGCCGGACTGGCGACATGTAGTCGGTCATGGGCATGGTCATATCTTCAAGATAGGTAAACACGATAAGCCCAAGCCACAGGTCAAGAAACCTATCGTAAAGGGCAAAAAGGCAGAGAAACAATTGAAGATGTTTGCTGATGGCAAATACCTTAATATGCTGGTCAATCCCAGACATTTTCCGATCTCAATCCGTGACTTTCCGGTTCCACCTTATGTGCCGCGCATCGTTTACAATTGTGTTTCCAAGCGAGTGATTCGCAAGCAGCTGCGGAACAATAAGAAAATTGCCTTCTTGAGTGGTCAGGAGCGTTGGAAGGATGGTGCACGTCCTCTGCAATTAACCGCTCGCCAGCTGGAGGCCATCAAAGAGCGTCTTCCGATCGAGCGACGCCTCGTCGATCATCCCTTGGAGCTGAGGCCGTCGAAAATGCTTAGCAGGCTGCATCATGTGCCGGAGCATATGCGTAATACATATATGCCGAAGCTGCGTAAACGtctctttaaatttttacCCATACCGGGAGCTCGTGTGTTGGTCACCGAGAGCGAAATAACACCAGACTTGCACTTTGATCGTGAGAATCCGACCGGGATGTATAATCGAAAGCTCGACGAGACGCAATTCTATCGTGACTCGGTTCTCTTTGAACAATCGGATATGTCGCTTGTCAAAGCAATAAAGAAACGGGAGAACAGTGTTACAGGCTCGGTGGCTTCCAAGTTAAGTAATCTGTCGCTGGTGAGACAATCGATTAGTCGCACTTCAATGATGCGGGGAACAGGCAAAGGATCCGTCATGATGCTTAATCCCAGCGAGTCACGTGCCCGAGAATTGAAATCAGAGTTTGCTGCTGAAAtggccgctgttgctgccgccgaGGTGGCTGCTCAGGTCGCGGAAACTTGA
- the LOC117568894 gene encoding uncharacterized protein LOC117568894, whose amino-acid sequence MKIYPNADVWFYVDKPGCWGSYQRYGPYHSWKLPNKEFTPKYMHYWRDIEGQKLRDVKRKDLYFDKWPKTRIRAQACLGMLYATGYRFIKLSQAPPAGFKCAPLPVNLATAQYVKANLKKLKKQAKGEQNKKKKEAANKKKAEKAHKNRGAPRGRN is encoded by the exons ATGAAGATCTATCCAAATGCAGATGTTTGGTTTTACGTGGACAAGCCCGGTTGTTGGGGCAGTTATCAAAGGTATGGTCCATATCACAGTTGGAAGCTGCCCAACAAGGAGTTTACTCCAAAGTACATGCACTATTGGCGCGATATTGAGGGACAAAAATTGCGGGATGTAAAGCGAAAGGATCTGTACTTTGATAAGTGGCCCAAGACAAGAATTCGTGCACAAGCCTGTCTGGGTATGCTCTACGCAACTGGCTATCGTTTTATTAAACTTAGCCAAGCGCCGCCAGCTGGCTTTAAGTGTGCACCGCTTCCTGTTAACTTGGCTACTGCCCAATATGTAAAAG CCAATTTGAAGAAACTGAAGAAGCAGGCTAAGGGGgagcaaaacaagaaaaagaaggaAGCAGCCAACAAGAAAAAGGCTGAGAAGGCACATAAGAATCGAGGAGCTCCACGTggaagaaattaa
- the LOC117569662 gene encoding serine/arginine repetitive matrix protein 1 isoform X1 — protein sequence MASRRRPDLNPKLHMDRQPTAARITDPSLPAGKRREIDNVMKKARANTTNDYWDKKLIEAEEKDPNRWRHTGYKKMYIQGESSSGESERDTAQPGGYSRYPGVPPNSAPPPSSSSTRYGRSRSPHSRSRSRLRKSPPLSPPPPSHSRRRSPPPQFMDRRPVMSPPSPHHNNGPPPMRGRPRSPPMPPRSMPRSPNNHHSGNSDMLRRPGNGHGRPRSPPEPATGSSSSQMRRKPTNASRSPLGRRRSPPLPPPSSSSGMEKRGMGPAHILPRSKRPPSPPPRHSMRSRSNSSMSSSSDDSCSLCSPSHRHRSRSRGPRSPPPKPRGHYRGAGAPPPLPPPESHGRLHGRPTTPPPVRGGGGGIDKYREAKMRHISHERGTSSDVHMKVGRASRHSPPPEDPRLKHRPPEPPEPAAPAAAAVPQAKKKKKEKELRTRVKIEGEKRKKQTSATVATSASASGNNANSSSDSDDSGGSDSDDASPALPSFSATTRLTLSERFGKMAQWSIDRSNMENMRITKDSAGGALKVMIEEGMESPPRRYSYSPAPAGHFPEELATTAPSGMLSWDDVRVRYEYYKSRGYLRDLDLKDYIKWEEWWYKYQEWLKQERYYEYWDRSQQLRRRRKKLPVTQRLN from the exons ATGGCGTCGCGCAGACGCCCCGATTTGAATCCAAAACTGCACATGGACAGACAGCCAACAGCTGCACGCATAACAG ATCCATCTTTACCTGCTGGAAAGCGTCGCGAAATCGACAACGTTATGAAGAAGGCACGTGCCAACACCACCAACGATTACTGGGACAAGAAACTCATCGAAGCCGAGGAGAAAGATCCAAATCGTTGGCGCCACACCGGCTACAAGAAAATGTACATTCAAGGCGAGAGCAGCTCTGGAGAAAGTGAACGCGATACAGCCCAACCTGGTGGCTATTCGCGTTATCCAGGCGTGCCACCGAACTCCGCGCCACCGCCATCCTCGTCGTCCACGCGCTACGGACGCTCGCGATCACCGCACTCACGGAGTCGGTCACGTTTGCGCAAATCGCCGCCGCTttcgccgccgccgccatcgCATTCACGTCGCCGCTCACCGCCACCGCAGTTCATGGATCGCCGGCCGGTAATGTCGCCACCATCGCCACATCACAACAACGGACCGCCTCCAATGCGTGGCCGTCCACGTTCGCCTCCCATGCCGCCGCGCAGCATGCCCCGATCCCCGAACAATCATCACAGTGGCAACAGCGACATGCTCCGACGACCGGGCAACGGTCATGGCCGTCCGCGATCGCCGCCGGAACCGGCAACCGGCTCATCCTCATCTCAGATGCGCCGTAAACCGACAAACGCGTCGCGTTCACCGCTTGGCCGGCGCCGttcgccgccgctgccgcctccatcgtcgtcgtcgggaATGGAGAAACGTGGAATGGGCCCAGCGCACATTCTGCCACGGTCCAAGCGCCCACCGTCACCGCCCCCAAGG CATTCAATGCGGTCACGCTCGAACAGCTCCATGAGCAGCAGCTCGGATGATTCCTGTTCACTGTGTTCGCCCAGTCATCGTCACAGATCTCG TTCTCGTGGTCCGCGTTCGCCGCCGCCCAAGCCGCGTGGCCATTATCGTGGTGCCGGGGCGCCACCACCGTTACCACCGCCAGAGTCGCATGGCCGATTGCACGGTCGCCCGACAACTCCGCCGCCGGTGCGCGGAGGTGGCGGTGGCATCGATAAATATCGCGAGGCCAAAATGCGTCATATAAGTCACGAGCGCGGCACATCGTCGGATGTGCATATGAAAGTCGGTCGCGCGTCGCGTCATTCACCGCCGCCAGAGGATCCGCGACTAAAGCATCGGCCGCCAGAGCCACCAGAGCCAGCTGCACCTGCCGCAGCAGCAGTACCGCaggccaaaaagaaaaagaaggagaaagag CTGCGCACACGTGTCAAAATCGAAGGTGAAAAACGGAAAAAGCAAACAAGTGCGACGGTTGCAACAAGCGCTAGCGCCAGTGGCAATAATGCCAACTCGTCATCGGATTCGGATGATTCGGGCGGTTCCGATAGCGATGATGCGAGCCCAGCATTGCCATCATTTTCGGCGACCACGCGTCTAACGCTATCCGAGCGATTCGGCAAAATGGCTCAATGGAGCATCGATCGCAGCAATATGGAGAATATGCGCATCACCAAAGACTCGGCGGGTGGTGCGCTCAAAGTGATGATCGAAGAGGGTATGGAATCGCCGCCGCGTCGTTATTCGTACTCGCCGGCACCGGCTGGTCACTTTCCCGAGGAGTTGGCCACCACAGCACCGTCGGGTATGCTGTCGTGGGATGATGTGCGCGTTCGTTACGAGTACTACAAGAGTCGCGGTTATTTGAGGGACTTGGATCTGAAG GATTACATCAAATGGGAGGAATGGTGGTATAAATATCAGGAGTGGTTAAAACAGGAACGCTATTACGAGTACTGGGATCGTAGCCAACAGCTGCGACGTCGGCGCAAGAAGCTGCCAGTTACTCAgcgtttaaattaa
- the LOC117569662 gene encoding basic salivary proline-rich protein 2 isoform X2, whose product MKKARANTTNDYWDKKLIEAEEKDPNRWRHTGYKKMYIQGESSSGESERDTAQPGGYSRYPGVPPNSAPPPSSSSTRYGRSRSPHSRSRSRLRKSPPLSPPPPSHSRRRSPPPQFMDRRPVMSPPSPHHNNGPPPMRGRPRSPPMPPRSMPRSPNNHHSGNSDMLRRPGNGHGRPRSPPEPATGSSSSQMRRKPTNASRSPLGRRRSPPLPPPSSSSGMEKRGMGPAHILPRSKRPPSPPPRHSMRSRSNSSMSSSSDDSCSLCSPSHRHRSRSRGPRSPPPKPRGHYRGAGAPPPLPPPESHGRLHGRPTTPPPVRGGGGGIDKYREAKMRHISHERGTSSDVHMKVGRASRHSPPPEDPRLKHRPPEPPEPAAPAAAAVPQAKKKKKEKELRTRVKIEGEKRKKQTSATVATSASASGNNANSSSDSDDSGGSDSDDASPALPSFSATTRLTLSERFGKMAQWSIDRSNMENMRITKDSAGGALKVMIEEGMESPPRRYSYSPAPAGHFPEELATTAPSGMLSWDDVRVRYEYYKSRGYLRDLDLKDYIKWEEWWYKYQEWLKQERYYEYWDRSQQLRRRRKKLPVTQRLN is encoded by the exons ATGAAGAAGGCACGTGCCAACACCACCAACGATTACTGGGACAAGAAACTCATCGAAGCCGAGGAGAAAGATCCAAATCGTTGGCGCCACACCGGCTACAAGAAAATGTACATTCAAGGCGAGAGCAGCTCTGGAGAAAGTGAACGCGATACAGCCCAACCTGGTGGCTATTCGCGTTATCCAGGCGTGCCACCGAACTCCGCGCCACCGCCATCCTCGTCGTCCACGCGCTACGGACGCTCGCGATCACCGCACTCACGGAGTCGGTCACGTTTGCGCAAATCGCCGCCGCTttcgccgccgccgccatcgCATTCACGTCGCCGCTCACCGCCACCGCAGTTCATGGATCGCCGGCCGGTAATGTCGCCACCATCGCCACATCACAACAACGGACCGCCTCCAATGCGTGGCCGTCCACGTTCGCCTCCCATGCCGCCGCGCAGCATGCCCCGATCCCCGAACAATCATCACAGTGGCAACAGCGACATGCTCCGACGACCGGGCAACGGTCATGGCCGTCCGCGATCGCCGCCGGAACCGGCAACCGGCTCATCCTCATCTCAGATGCGCCGTAAACCGACAAACGCGTCGCGTTCACCGCTTGGCCGGCGCCGttcgccgccgctgccgcctccatcgtcgtcgtcgggaATGGAGAAACGTGGAATGGGCCCAGCGCACATTCTGCCACGGTCCAAGCGCCCACCGTCACCGCCCCCAAGG CATTCAATGCGGTCACGCTCGAACAGCTCCATGAGCAGCAGCTCGGATGATTCCTGTTCACTGTGTTCGCCCAGTCATCGTCACAGATCTCG TTCTCGTGGTCCGCGTTCGCCGCCGCCCAAGCCGCGTGGCCATTATCGTGGTGCCGGGGCGCCACCACCGTTACCACCGCCAGAGTCGCATGGCCGATTGCACGGTCGCCCGACAACTCCGCCGCCGGTGCGCGGAGGTGGCGGTGGCATCGATAAATATCGCGAGGCCAAAATGCGTCATATAAGTCACGAGCGCGGCACATCGTCGGATGTGCATATGAAAGTCGGTCGCGCGTCGCGTCATTCACCGCCGCCAGAGGATCCGCGACTAAAGCATCGGCCGCCAGAGCCACCAGAGCCAGCTGCACCTGCCGCAGCAGCAGTACCGCaggccaaaaagaaaaagaaggagaaagag CTGCGCACACGTGTCAAAATCGAAGGTGAAAAACGGAAAAAGCAAACAAGTGCGACGGTTGCAACAAGCGCTAGCGCCAGTGGCAATAATGCCAACTCGTCATCGGATTCGGATGATTCGGGCGGTTCCGATAGCGATGATGCGAGCCCAGCATTGCCATCATTTTCGGCGACCACGCGTCTAACGCTATCCGAGCGATTCGGCAAAATGGCTCAATGGAGCATCGATCGCAGCAATATGGAGAATATGCGCATCACCAAAGACTCGGCGGGTGGTGCGCTCAAAGTGATGATCGAAGAGGGTATGGAATCGCCGCCGCGTCGTTATTCGTACTCGCCGGCACCGGCTGGTCACTTTCCCGAGGAGTTGGCCACCACAGCACCGTCGGGTATGCTGTCGTGGGATGATGTGCGCGTTCGTTACGAGTACTACAAGAGTCGCGGTTATTTGAGGGACTTGGATCTGAAG GATTACATCAAATGGGAGGAATGGTGGTATAAATATCAGGAGTGGTTAAAACAGGAACGCTATTACGAGTACTGGGATCGTAGCCAACAGCTGCGACGTCGGCGCAAGAAGCTGCCAGTTACTCAgcgtttaaattaa